A window of the Arachis duranensis cultivar V14167 chromosome 5, aradu.V14167.gnm2.J7QH, whole genome shotgun sequence genome harbors these coding sequences:
- the LOC107491205 gene encoding probable transcriptional regulator SLK2 isoform X1 translates to MAPSRVAGGLTQSSSGSGIFFQGDGQSQSVVNSHISSSFGNSSNAVPGAGRSHLGPVSGDMNNAVLNSVANSAPSVGASSLVTDANSAFSGGPHLQRSASINTDSYLRLPASPMSFTSNNVSISGSSVMDGSSVVQQSSHQDQNVQPLQQNQQHGASSAMSMPGSQSAPSPLPMGAQIPGSFMQNTDNLSQLSKKPRLDIKQEDLMQQQVIQQLLQRQDTMQYQGRNPQIQALIQQQQRLRQQHILQSMPQLQRAHLQQQQQQQQQQQQQQMHLRQQQLQQQSMQSAVKRPYDSSVNGVCARRLMQYLYHQRQRPSENTIAYWRKFVAEYYSPRAKERWCLSLYNNVGHHALGVFPQASMDAWQCDICGSKSGRGFEATFEVLPRLNDIKFGSGVIDELLFLELPREQRFPSGVMMLEYAKAVQESVYEQLRVVREGHLRIIFTQDLKILSWEFCARRHEELLPRRLVAPQVNQLVQVAQKCQSTIAESGSDGVSQQDLQTNSNMVLAAGRQLAKSLELQSLNDLGFSKRYVRCLQISEVVNSMKDLIDICREHKIGAIESLKNYPRFATAAKLQMQKMHEMEQLANVQGLPTDRNTINKLMAMNPSLNNPINNNPNMINRGGLSGSAQAALALNYQSLLMRQNSMNSSPGSIQREGSSSFNNANQSPSSAMQGATSPFIPGSMQNSPIGGFPSPHLPPQQQQQQPQQHLQQRSLSANSFMQQNHSQGSQGNQALQQQMIQQLLMSNNNGGVQSQSLSGPNANGSIAKNGLGFGGHSPSPSITGGSVNVSGNKGPVSRSNSFKSASNSDSSPAGGNNGFNPRTSDMPQNLHLQDVVPDIASDFTDSPFFSSDLDDNMGFGWKA, encoded by the exons ATGGCACCTTCTCGGGTGGCTGGAGGGTTAACCCAATCATCATCAGGTTCTGGAATTTTCTTTCAAGGAGATGGGCAGTCACAGAGTGTAGTCAACTCTCACATAAGCTCATCATTCGGTAACTCATCTAATGCGGTCCCTGGAGCTGGTCGTTCTCACCTGGGTCCAGTGTCTGGGGATATGAATAATGCAGTTTTGAACAGTGTGGCAAACTCAGCACCAAGTGTTGGAGCTAGCTCTTTAGTCACAGATGCAAATTCAGCATTCTCTGGTGGGCCCCATTTGCAGAGAAGTGCAAGCATTAACACAGACTCATACTTACGTTTACCTGCTTCGCCCATGTCATTTACATCAAATAATGTTAGTATTTCAGGGTCATCAGTTATGGATGGTTCCAGTGTAGTACAGCAGAGCTCTCACCAAGATCAGAATGTTCAACCATTGCAACAGAATCAGCAGCATGGTGCCTCTAGTGCTATGTCTATGCCTGGATCTCAAAGTGCCCCTTCCCCGCTTCCAATGGGTGCACAAATACCAGGATCTTTCATGCAAAATACGGATAATTTATCCCAGCTGTCCAAAAAACCTAGGCTGGATATTAAGCAGGAGGATTTAATGCAACAGCAGGTTATACAACAGCTTCTTCAAAGACAGGACACCATGCAATATCAGGGGCGTAATCCACAAATACAGGCTTTGATTCAGCAGCAGCAAAGACTGAGGCAACAACATATCCTTCAGTCAATGCCACAGTTACAGCGAGCACACTTgcagcagcaacaacagcagcagcagcagcaacaacaacaacaaatgcATTTGAGGCAGCAGCAATTACAGCAACAATCAATGCAATCTGCAGTAAAGCGCCCGTATGACAGCAGCGTTAATGGAGTATGTGCTCGCAGATTGATGCAATACCTCTATCATCAAAGGCAACGCCCAAGT GAAAACACTATTGCCTATTGGAGAAAATTTGTGGCCGAGTATTACTCTCCTCGAGCAAAGGAACGGTGGTGCTTGTCTTTGTATAATAATGTTGGGCATCATGCACTCGGTGTTTTCCCTCAGGCATCTATG GATGCATGGCAGTGCGACATATGTGGTTCTAAATCTGGAAGGGGATTTG AGGCAACTTTTGAAGTGCTCCCTAGACTTAATGACATCAAATTTGGTAGTGGAGTAATTGACGAACTTCTCTTTTTGGAGTTGCCACGCGAACAAAGATTTCCTTCTGGTGTAATGATGTTAGAATATGCAAAAGCAGTTCAAGAGAGCGTATACGAGCAACTTCGTGTTGTTCGTGAGGGTCACCTGCGTATTATATTTACACAAGACCTTAAG ATATTATCTTGGGAGTTCTGTGCCAGGCGCCATGAAGAACTTCTTCCTAGAAGGTTGGTTGCACCACAG GTAAACCAGTTGGTCCAAGTAGCTCAAAAATGTCAGAGTACAATTGCTGAAAGTGGTTCAGATGGGGTTTCTCAGCAAGATCTGCAAACAAACAGCAATAT GGTTTTGGCTGCTGGCCGTCAACTTGCAAAGAGTCTGGAGTTGCAATCTCTAAATGATTTAGGTTTTTCCAAAAGATATGTAAGATGTTTGCAG ATATCTGAGGTTGTCAATTCCATGAAAGATCTGATAGATATCTGTCGGGAGCACAAAATTGGGGCAAttg AGAGCTTGAAAAATTATCCTCGTTTTGCAACCGCGGCTAAGCTCCAGATGCAAAAAATGCATGAGATGGAACAGCTAGCAAATGTTCAAGGTCTGCCAACTGATCGAAACACGATTAACAAACTAATGGCAATGAATCCTAGTTTGAACAACCCAATAAATAATAATCCTAATATGATAAATCGTGGTGGTTTGAGTGGATCAGCACAAGCTGCTCTGGCACTTAACTACCAGAGTCTTCTTATGAGGCAAAACTCGATGAATTCAAGCCCCGGCTCAATTCAGAGAGAAGGATCATCATCTTTCAACAATGCGAACCAGAGTCCGTCGTCAGCTATGCAAGGTGCTACCTCTCCCTTTATTCCAGGCTCAatgcagaattcaccaattgGTGGTTTCCCAAGTCCCCATCTACCCCCGCAGCAGCAACAGCAGCAGCCGCAACAACACCTTCAACAGAGATCCTTAAGTGCAAATAGCTTCATGCAACAAAACCATTCACAGGGATCCCAAGGAAATCAAGCTCTACAGCAGCAGATGATCCAGCAACTGCTGATGTCAAATAACAATGGGGGAGTACAATCACAATCTCTTAGTGGACCCAATGCAAATGGGAGCATAGCAAAGAATGGGTTGGGTTTCGGAGGACACTCTCCGTCTCCTTCCATAACTGGAGGATCTGTCAATGTTTCAGGAAATAAAGGTCCGGTTTCAAGGAGCAATAGCTTCAAATCGGCCTCAAACAGTGATTCTTCTCCGGCTGGTGGCAACAATGGATTCAACCCAAGAACTTCGGATATGCCGCAGAATCTGCATTTGCAAGATGTGGTTCCAGATATTGCCAGTGATTTTACAGATAGCCCCTTCTTCAGTAGTGATCTGGATGATAACATGGGTTTTGGCTGGAAGGCATGA
- the LOC107491204 gene encoding F-box protein At4g00755, translating to MFPELSGVGHVIEVENMIEPVSNMLGSSSNWECLKRNHKVYAFLACGLTPSISKNCISDAISASSTDNYPEESVLNTLDPRDRTDFRASYWSSKGESDPSVPETLVYKLASKICLITEINVQPFKAYFQPGLPIYSAKAVRFRMGRPKYPTESESAEVDDIIANHMFGGNLWTYTSPEFPMLQENCLQKFKLPEPVLCIGGVLQVELLGRVQKQEIDQLFYICISHVQVVGWPLLPAFDVKIHHPSGKCTLKYCPQTDCCMSPTRRGDSSSPSRLRNFTTSIMQRGVRRWEQILIAALLGPGAVVVDE from the exons ATGTTTCCTGAACTATCTGGTGTTGGACATGTCATTGAGGTAGAGAACATGATTGAACCAGTGAGTAACATGCTTGGAAGTTCTTCGAATTGGGAATGTCTTAAGAGAAATCATAAAGTCTATGCGTTCCTAGCATGTGGTCTCACTCCTTCTATCAGCAAAAATTGCATCTCGGATGCCATAAGTGCATCCAGCACCGATAACTACCCTGAAGAAAGTGTTCTGAATACGTTGGACCCTCGAGATAGAACTGATTTTAGAGCATCGTACTGGTCTAGTAAAGGGGAAAGTGATCCTTCTGTACCAGAGACTTTAGTTTATAAGCTAGCTTCCAAAATATGTCTAATCACTGAGATTAATGTGCAGCCATTCAAAG CATATTTTCAGCCAGGCCTCCCTATATATTCAGCAAAAGCTGTCCGATTCCGAATGGGCCGTCCAAAATACCCGACAGAGTCAGAGAGTGCTGAAGTTGATGATATTATTGCTAATCACATGTTTGGGGGTAATCTATGGACATATACATCACCTGAATTTCCAATGTTGCAA GAAAACTGCTTGCAGAAATTCAAGCTACCTGAACCTGTTCTGTGCATTGGAGGTGTGCTTCAAGTTGAGCTGCTGGGCAGAGttcaaaaacaagaaatagatcaattattttacatatG CATCTCTCATGTTCAAGTCGTCGGATGGCCACTTTTGCCAGCATTTGATGTCAAAATACACCATCCATCAGGAAAGTGTACATTGAAGTACTGCCCTCAAACAGATTGTTGTATGTCTCCAACAAGAAGAGGCGACTCTAGCAGTCCTTCACGACTGCGGAATTTTACCACAAGTATAATGCAGAGGGGCGTGAGACGTTGGGAGCAAATTCTTATTGCTGCACTGCTTGGTCCTGGTGCTGTTGTAGTTGATGAATGA
- the LOC107491205 gene encoding probable transcriptional regulator SLK2 isoform X2, whose amino-acid sequence MAPSRVAGGLTQSSSGSGIFFQGDGQSQSVVNSHISSSFGNSSNAVPGAGRSHLGPVSGDMNNAVLNSVANSAPSVGASSLVTDANSAFSGSSVMDGSSVVQQSSHQDQNVQPLQQNQQHGASSAMSMPGSQSAPSPLPMGAQIPGSFMQNTDNLSQLSKKPRLDIKQEDLMQQQVIQQLLQRQDTMQYQGRNPQIQALIQQQQRLRQQHILQSMPQLQRAHLQQQQQQQQQQQQQQMHLRQQQLQQQSMQSAVKRPYDSSVNGVCARRLMQYLYHQRQRPSENTIAYWRKFVAEYYSPRAKERWCLSLYNNVGHHALGVFPQASMDAWQCDICGSKSGRGFEATFEVLPRLNDIKFGSGVIDELLFLELPREQRFPSGVMMLEYAKAVQESVYEQLRVVREGHLRIIFTQDLKILSWEFCARRHEELLPRRLVAPQVNQLVQVAQKCQSTIAESGSDGVSQQDLQTNSNMVLAAGRQLAKSLELQSLNDLGFSKRYVRCLQISEVVNSMKDLIDICREHKIGAIESLKNYPRFATAAKLQMQKMHEMEQLANVQGLPTDRNTINKLMAMNPSLNNPINNNPNMINRGGLSGSAQAALALNYQSLLMRQNSMNSSPGSIQREGSSSFNNANQSPSSAMQGATSPFIPGSMQNSPIGGFPSPHLPPQQQQQQPQQHLQQRSLSANSFMQQNHSQGSQGNQALQQQMIQQLLMSNNNGGVQSQSLSGPNANGSIAKNGLGFGGHSPSPSITGGSVNVSGNKGPVSRSNSFKSASNSDSSPAGGNNGFNPRTSDMPQNLHLQDVVPDIASDFTDSPFFSSDLDDNMGFGWKA is encoded by the exons ATGGCACCTTCTCGGGTGGCTGGAGGGTTAACCCAATCATCATCAGGTTCTGGAATTTTCTTTCAAGGAGATGGGCAGTCACAGAGTGTAGTCAACTCTCACATAAGCTCATCATTCGGTAACTCATCTAATGCGGTCCCTGGAGCTGGTCGTTCTCACCTGGGTCCAGTGTCTGGGGATATGAATAATGCAGTTTTGAACAGTGTGGCAAACTCAGCACCAAGTGTTGGAGCTAGCTCTTTAGTCACAGATGCAAATTCAGCATTCTCTG GGTCATCAGTTATGGATGGTTCCAGTGTAGTACAGCAGAGCTCTCACCAAGATCAGAATGTTCAACCATTGCAACAGAATCAGCAGCATGGTGCCTCTAGTGCTATGTCTATGCCTGGATCTCAAAGTGCCCCTTCCCCGCTTCCAATGGGTGCACAAATACCAGGATCTTTCATGCAAAATACGGATAATTTATCCCAGCTGTCCAAAAAACCTAGGCTGGATATTAAGCAGGAGGATTTAATGCAACAGCAGGTTATACAACAGCTTCTTCAAAGACAGGACACCATGCAATATCAGGGGCGTAATCCACAAATACAGGCTTTGATTCAGCAGCAGCAAAGACTGAGGCAACAACATATCCTTCAGTCAATGCCACAGTTACAGCGAGCACACTTgcagcagcaacaacagcagcagcagcagcaacaacaacaacaaatgcATTTGAGGCAGCAGCAATTACAGCAACAATCAATGCAATCTGCAGTAAAGCGCCCGTATGACAGCAGCGTTAATGGAGTATGTGCTCGCAGATTGATGCAATACCTCTATCATCAAAGGCAACGCCCAAGT GAAAACACTATTGCCTATTGGAGAAAATTTGTGGCCGAGTATTACTCTCCTCGAGCAAAGGAACGGTGGTGCTTGTCTTTGTATAATAATGTTGGGCATCATGCACTCGGTGTTTTCCCTCAGGCATCTATG GATGCATGGCAGTGCGACATATGTGGTTCTAAATCTGGAAGGGGATTTG AGGCAACTTTTGAAGTGCTCCCTAGACTTAATGACATCAAATTTGGTAGTGGAGTAATTGACGAACTTCTCTTTTTGGAGTTGCCACGCGAACAAAGATTTCCTTCTGGTGTAATGATGTTAGAATATGCAAAAGCAGTTCAAGAGAGCGTATACGAGCAACTTCGTGTTGTTCGTGAGGGTCACCTGCGTATTATATTTACACAAGACCTTAAG ATATTATCTTGGGAGTTCTGTGCCAGGCGCCATGAAGAACTTCTTCCTAGAAGGTTGGTTGCACCACAG GTAAACCAGTTGGTCCAAGTAGCTCAAAAATGTCAGAGTACAATTGCTGAAAGTGGTTCAGATGGGGTTTCTCAGCAAGATCTGCAAACAAACAGCAATAT GGTTTTGGCTGCTGGCCGTCAACTTGCAAAGAGTCTGGAGTTGCAATCTCTAAATGATTTAGGTTTTTCCAAAAGATATGTAAGATGTTTGCAG ATATCTGAGGTTGTCAATTCCATGAAAGATCTGATAGATATCTGTCGGGAGCACAAAATTGGGGCAAttg AGAGCTTGAAAAATTATCCTCGTTTTGCAACCGCGGCTAAGCTCCAGATGCAAAAAATGCATGAGATGGAACAGCTAGCAAATGTTCAAGGTCTGCCAACTGATCGAAACACGATTAACAAACTAATGGCAATGAATCCTAGTTTGAACAACCCAATAAATAATAATCCTAATATGATAAATCGTGGTGGTTTGAGTGGATCAGCACAAGCTGCTCTGGCACTTAACTACCAGAGTCTTCTTATGAGGCAAAACTCGATGAATTCAAGCCCCGGCTCAATTCAGAGAGAAGGATCATCATCTTTCAACAATGCGAACCAGAGTCCGTCGTCAGCTATGCAAGGTGCTACCTCTCCCTTTATTCCAGGCTCAatgcagaattcaccaattgGTGGTTTCCCAAGTCCCCATCTACCCCCGCAGCAGCAACAGCAGCAGCCGCAACAACACCTTCAACAGAGATCCTTAAGTGCAAATAGCTTCATGCAACAAAACCATTCACAGGGATCCCAAGGAAATCAAGCTCTACAGCAGCAGATGATCCAGCAACTGCTGATGTCAAATAACAATGGGGGAGTACAATCACAATCTCTTAGTGGACCCAATGCAAATGGGAGCATAGCAAAGAATGGGTTGGGTTTCGGAGGACACTCTCCGTCTCCTTCCATAACTGGAGGATCTGTCAATGTTTCAGGAAATAAAGGTCCGGTTTCAAGGAGCAATAGCTTCAAATCGGCCTCAAACAGTGATTCTTCTCCGGCTGGTGGCAACAATGGATTCAACCCAAGAACTTCGGATATGCCGCAGAATCTGCATTTGCAAGATGTGGTTCCAGATATTGCCAGTGATTTTACAGATAGCCCCTTCTTCAGTAGTGATCTGGATGATAACATGGGTTTTGGCTGGAAGGCATGA